The DNA region GGAAATACATAAAACCATCTATTGGACCGACTCCACCATTGTTCTCCATTGGGTGAAGACATCTCCACACACTCTAAAAACCTTCGTGGCTAACAGAGTGTCGGAAATTCAAAGGCGCACAGCTAACGCAGATTGGCGACACGTACCCACTGCCGACAACCCGGCCGATCTTATCTCGCGAGGTCAATCACCAGAAGACTTCCTTCAACCTTCCATCTGGCAACACGGTCCGACTTGGCTCAACGAAGAAGAATCTTTCTGGCCCACTACCGAACTACCTCAACCAGAGACAATCCCAGAACAAAGGGTCGCGATTTGTCTCAAAGCATTAATTTGCGACACCACGATTCTGGACAACTGCTCCTCATGGGGAAAGCTTCAAAGAATCATCGCGCGCTGTCTCCGATGGAAAGGATCTAACACCACCAAAGGAAGTCTGACATCCTCCGAACTAAGATACGCCCACGACGTAATCATCAAACTGATACAAAGACAACACTTTGCAGAAGAATTGCGCTGCCTCTCGAGAAGCGAAATAGGCGTTAAGGGTAAGCTGCAACAACTGAACCCATTCATCGACAAAGACGGAATTCTGCGAGTAGGAGGCCGTCTGAAGAATTCGCGAATTCCATTCGCGCAAAAACATCCCATCGTCCTCCCAAAGGCTCGAATCACGGCATTAATAATAGAACACGAGCATCGAATACAATTACACGCTGGTACACAGGCTACCCTATACGCGATTAGACGCCGTTATTGGCCCATCGACGGTCGGAGTCAGGTAGGGAAAACCATCAGAAACTGCGTCCGCTGCTACCGTGTCCAACCGCCGCCAACACAATACGTGATGGGCGACCTACCTGAGGCTCGAGTCACCGACTCACGCCCATTTGCAAACGTCGGCGTTGATTATTGCGGTCCCTTTTTCATAAAGGAGCGACGATACCGAAGTCGAACCCACATTAAAGTATATGTCGCAGTTTTCGTTTGCCTCTCAATAAAAGCCATTCACCTAGAATTGGTTAGCGATCTTACCTCCGAAGCATTTATAGCAGCCCTACGTCGTTTCATTGCTAGACGAGGTCATTGTATTAACATTTACTCTGACAATGGCACCAATTTCGTCGGCGCCAACAACGAGCTTCGAGACCTCCGCGAACTTTTGCAGTCCGATGACCACAACGAGAAGGTCAAAACCTTTCTTGCTGACCGATCCATCACGTGGAATTTTATTCCTCCATTAACACCTCACTTCGGCGGCAtctgggaagcggccgtgaaatcaTTCAAGCGTCATTTCTGGCGTATCGCAGGTGCTGAACGATTTACATTTGAAGTGTTCAACACTTTaattattgagatagaagcCGTTCTAAATTCACGTCCTTTAACTCCCATTTCATCAGACCCAAATGACACCCTTGTCCTAACTCCTGGCCATTTCCTGATTGGCGACTCGTTAACGAGTCTGCGCGAGCGCGATTTCAGGGATGTGCCATCAAACAGACTTTCAACCTGGCAACATATCCAGAAACTAAAGCAGCATTTCTGGAACCGATGGTACAAGGAGTACCTAAACGAGATGACGAGTCGTTCGAGATGGTCCAGCGGTACACACCCCATCAAGGAGGGCACCATCGTGCTCTTGAGGGAGGACAACGTACCACCGATGCAGTGGCCACTCGGGAGAGTCATCAAGGTCTACCCCGGATCTGATGGCATAGTTCGAGCTGCAACAGTGAGAACAGCCACAACCACACTCGATCGGGGCGTAAAACGGCTTGTACCGTTACCGAACCAGCCAGAGGAGGAACCACGGGATCCAACATCGACGTCAAGAACGCGCGATCCCTCAACCGATAATAACTAATTTATCGTAATCGCTAAGCTTTAGCTCATAAGATAGTTTACTTGTTCATTCTAGTACTTTAAACCTAGCGTATCTTTAATCCtatatagatttattttgatcgcgagtctctcaacggggggaggatgttcagccgcgagttaaacaaaagatccccttgaaaatccgcggcaccgctatttcaaggtgggaccagggaccgatcccttcaagaatagtttaatagttttactcgcgactgacaaatcggcacatcccaacatttggcgtgcagatggtatacacgttttatgacacgggcctctagggctgtttttgagaaagtcgccttcacgaaacctttcttaattgcccattagaattttcctcgcgccctcaacagccaaccgtactgtcataaaacgtggacctacaaaggtggcatcgcgggaccatccgacggtccctggccgatgaacatcgggcccacagctgtgatttcgcccgccgaaatccagcgacgttgccaccccgaaatggaatacccccactccacgccaacgcaccccgagtgcatggagagttggggtaaaacttttagtctaaatgcaactcccgctaaggcaacatcgagattagactccggaactcgtcaacacgcggaccagccgctatagttccgtttgctccttgcagcattaaattccaaatttatatttaccatccttatcatccgaaaggatcgtaaggtcgcgccgagtagcgtcgtcgaaacaccctcgattgaggaatatacgcctcctcatagattctacgaaagagtctacgccgcgaaaggtgcccgctccgtcggaaagtacagagaatatagcagaatatgaaagaatataccataatattactagaatatagaagaatatacgagaatatacctgaatatactagaatatagcagaatatgccagaatataccataatattactagaatatagaagactatacgagaatatacctgaatatactagaatatagcagaatgtaccagaatataccagaatataccataatattactagaatataaaagaatatacgagaatatacctgaatatacttgaatacaccagaatataccagaatataccataatataccataatattactagaatatagcagaatataccagaatatacttgaatataccagaatataccataatattactcgaatatacaagaatatatgagaatataccaaaatatactagaatatagcagaatataatagaatatacgagaatatagcagaatatgaaagaatataccataatgttactagaatatagaagaatatacgagaatatacctgaatatactagaatatagcagaatatgccagaatataccataatattactagaatatagcagaatatacgagaatatacctgaatatacgagaatatagcagaatatgccagaatataccataatattactagaatatagaagaatatacctgaatatactagaatataccagaatataccagaatataacagaatataccataatataccataatattactcgaatatagaagaatatacgagaatataccataatattactagaatatagaagaatataccagaatataccataatattactggaatatagaagaatataccagaatataccataatattactagaatatagaagaatataccagaatataccataatattactagaatatagaagaatataccagaatataccataatattactagaatatagaagaatatacgagaatataccagaatatagcagaatataccagaatatacttgaatataccataatataccataatattacacgaatatagaagaatatacgagaatataccataatattactagaatatagaagaatataccagaatttaccataatattactagaatatagaagaatatacgagaatataccagaatatagcagaatataccagaatatacttgaatataccataatataccataatattacacgaatatagaagaatatacgagaatataccataatattactagaat from Halictus rubicundus isolate RS-2024b unplaced genomic scaffold, iyHalRubi1_principal scaffold1087, whole genome shotgun sequence includes:
- the LOC143364868 gene encoding uncharacterized protein LOC143364868, encoding MTTVATHALKATIASRVSNYQRSLTFLIVNDIAPFVPDQEIDRGTIKIPPNLHLADPEFHRPAPIDLLLGSGTALSILCVGQIVLSRPDESDLYLQKSQLDWVIGGSAPVTSPAHGTLCHATTALQFDLTRFWEVEEGPQRQHLSESDIICESHFQEHTVRNRDGRYVVALPFNEKLSRLGDSKVQAKKRLHSLERKLQREPALKQEYHAVIQEYLDLGHMSELPQEQQSPEGYYLPHHGVVKVTSDTTKLRVVFDGSATTNSGIALNDALHTGPKIQDDLLHILLRFRIHRYVLTGDIEKMYRQFLVRPEDRKFQRILWRDTTGSIKTYELNTVTFGLSAAPYLAIRCLTQLSRDEGHRFPQAGKILLRDFYVDDVLTGTSTIEEALSLREDLTQILKTARLTIRQWASNDLTLLTGLPEQAINKKLYLGESSTLKTLGIVWNSSNDSITYAVETCSPPSRSTKRSITSEIAKIYDPLGLLGPVIITAKMLLQRIWTIKVDWDESLPMDIHTEWIRFYNKLPALNNITFPRRTIIESPRKVELHGFSDASEKAYGASLYLRTTDSRGHTETTLLFAKSKVAPLKTISIPRLELCGALLLTSLVETAKQALPVEIHKTIYWTDSTIVLHWVKTSPHTLKTFVANRVSEIQRRTANADWRHVPTADNPADLISRGQSPEDFLQPSIWQHGPTWLNEEESFWPTTELPQPETIPEQRVAICLKALICDTTILDNCSSWGKLQRIIARCLRWKGSNTTKGSLTSSELRYAHDVIIKLIQRQHFAEELRCLSRSEIGVKGKLQQLNPFIDKDGILRVGGRLKNSRIPFAQKHPIVLPKARITALIIEHEHRIQLHAGTQATLYAIRRRYWPIDGRSQVGKTIRNCVRCYRVQPPPTQYVMGDLPEARVTDSRPFANVGVDYCGPFFIKERRYRSRTHIKVYVAVFVCLSIKAIHLELVSDLTSEAFIAALRRFIARRGHCINIYSDNGTNFVGANNELRDLRELLQSDDHNEKVKTFLADRSITWNFIPPLTPHFGGIWEAAVKSFKRHFWRIAGAERFTFEVFNTLIIEIEAVLNSRPLTPISSDPNDTLVLTPGHFLIGDSLTSLRERDFRDVPSNRLSTWQHIQKLKQHFWNRWYKEYLNEMTSRSRWSSGTHPIKEGTIVLLREDNVPPMQWPLGRVIKVYPGSDGIVRAATVRTATTTLDRGVKRLVPLPNQPEEEPRDPTSTSRTRDPSTDNN